One window of Acidobacteriaceae bacterium genomic DNA carries:
- the rpoC gene encoding DNA-directed RNA polymerase subunit beta', with product MFRSSPFELAGPITDFDSIKIQLASPEKIRSWSHGEVTKPETINYRTFKPERDGLFCARIFGPITDWECLCGKYKRMKHRGVICDKCGVEVTLSKVRRERLGHIELASPCSHVWFFKGLPSRIGHLLDISLRELEAVLYFESYVVVDPGDAPVKEREVIKDENRFRELDQQYRPSGFKAMMGAEAIKELLKRVEIQELAIELRERMKTETSLQKKLKYSKRLKVVEAFRKSDNKPQWMILDVIPVIPPELRPLVPLDGGRFATSDLNDLYRRVINRNNRLKKLMDLHAPEVIVRNEKRMLQEAVDALFDNGRRGRVLRGANNRPLKSLSDTLKGKQGRFRQNLLGKRVDYSGRSVIVVGPELKLHQCGLPKKMALELFKPFIYHRLEQTGHCTTIKQAKEMVELQEPIVWDILEEVIKDHPVLLNRAPTLHRLGIQAFEPVLVEGKAIKIHPLVCTAFNADFDGDQMAVHIPLSPEAQIEASVLMLASHNILSPASGQPITVPTQDMVLGLYYLTKSKVGAVGEGRAFANVEEVLMALEAKQVETLSPIRLRYTGPVLDMTTAYDDQDITHTEPVHFNKQYISTTVGRAILNDALPEGIPFINGLLKKKGIGQLVNYCYLNLGLEVTVRALDRIKELGFQYATRSGLSVGFDDMVIPESKYTVVADAEKQVIALQGQYLEGSITNQERQNKVTQLWSGVTDRVADEMFNNMKKADKEGAMNPIYIMADSGARGSKQQIRQLSGMRGLMAKPSGEIIESPIKANFREGLTVLEYFISTHGARKGLADTALKTADSGYLTRRLVDVAQDVIISEHDCGTVEGIYVTPIIEAGETIEPLRDRIIGRVSLEKLKDFEGKVIVDINEEIDEDKASAVQAAGIERVKIRSVLTCESKRGCCILCYGRNLGSGKMVEMGEAVGVIAAQSIGEPGTQLTMRTFHVGGTASRVADASHLEAKNAGKTHFINLVTVRSKEGGLVVMNRSGSLAIIDEKGREKERYALVYGAKLRVEDGQEVKLGTLLGEWDPYTFSILTEIAGTVQFKDLQEGVTVNEEIDEVTGLSRLVVSESADEKRQPAILIKSGKGTQKRYLMPSRAYLMVQDGDEVHPGDILAKIPRETTRTKDITGGLPRVVELFEARKPRDPAIISKIDGVVRFGDVTKGQRKVYVTADNGQEEEYSVPRGVYVNVQEGERLRAGDALIDGPRNPHDILEVLGERELQQYLVNEIQEVYRLQGVSISDKHIETIVRQMLRWVKIEEVGDSNFLLEQQIDRFRFNNENQRVLMDGGRPAIGRPLLLGITKASLSTDSFISAASFQETTRVLTEASINGSIDALRGLKENVIVGRLIPAGTGMDYYRNVQLSPELEEAAAQIQAEVQEAHEAEERELEAMRMEGEQEELGAETI from the coding sequence ATGTTCCGCTCCAGCCCCTTCGAGCTCGCCGGTCCCATCACCGACTTCGACTCCATTAAGATTCAGCTCGCCTCGCCCGAGAAGATCCGCTCGTGGTCGCACGGCGAAGTCACCAAGCCCGAGACCATCAACTACCGCACCTTCAAGCCGGAGCGCGATGGCCTGTTCTGCGCCCGCATCTTCGGCCCCATCACCGATTGGGAGTGCCTCTGCGGCAAGTACAAGCGCATGAAGCACCGCGGAGTGATCTGCGACAAGTGCGGCGTTGAAGTCACGCTGTCCAAGGTCCGCCGCGAGCGTCTCGGCCACATCGAGCTCGCCAGCCCCTGCTCGCACGTGTGGTTCTTCAAGGGCCTGCCCTCGCGCATCGGCCACCTGCTCGACATCTCGCTGCGTGAGCTCGAGGCCGTCCTCTACTTCGAGTCCTACGTTGTCGTCGATCCAGGCGACGCGCCGGTCAAGGAGCGCGAGGTCATCAAGGACGAGAACCGCTTCCGCGAGCTCGACCAGCAGTATCGCCCCTCCGGCTTCAAGGCCATGATGGGCGCCGAGGCCATCAAGGAGCTTCTCAAGCGCGTCGAGATCCAGGAGCTTGCTATCGAGCTCCGCGAGCGCATGAAGACCGAGACCTCGCTGCAGAAGAAGCTCAAGTACTCCAAGCGTCTCAAGGTTGTCGAGGCCTTCCGCAAGTCCGACAATAAGCCGCAGTGGATGATCCTCGACGTGATCCCCGTGATCCCGCCCGAGCTTCGTCCGCTCGTGCCACTGGATGGCGGCCGCTTCGCGACCTCGGATCTCAACGATCTGTATCGCCGCGTCATCAACCGCAACAACCGCCTCAAGAAGCTCATGGACCTCCATGCGCCTGAGGTCATCGTGCGCAACGAGAAGCGCATGCTGCAGGAGGCCGTCGACGCTCTGTTCGACAACGGTCGCCGCGGCCGCGTTCTCCGCGGTGCGAACAACCGTCCGCTGAAGTCGCTCTCTGACACCCTCAAGGGCAAGCAGGGCCGCTTCCGTCAGAACCTCCTCGGCAAGCGCGTCGACTACTCCGGCCGTTCCGTTATCGTCGTCGGCCCCGAGCTCAAGCTGCACCAGTGCGGTCTTCCCAAGAAGATGGCGCTCGAGCTTTTCAAGCCGTTCATCTATCACCGCCTGGAGCAGACCGGCCACTGCACCACCATCAAGCAAGCCAAGGAGATGGTGGAGCTGCAGGAGCCCATCGTGTGGGACATCCTCGAGGAGGTCATCAAGGACCATCCCGTGCTGTTGAACCGCGCTCCGACGCTGCACCGCCTCGGCATCCAGGCCTTCGAGCCTGTGCTCGTCGAGGGCAAGGCCATCAAGATTCACCCGCTCGTCTGCACCGCCTTCAACGCGGACTTCGACGGCGACCAGATGGCCGTGCACATTCCGCTGTCTCCTGAGGCGCAGATTGAGGCTTCGGTCCTCATGCTCGCGTCGCACAACATCCTGTCGCCGGCCTCCGGCCAGCCCATCACCGTGCCCACGCAGGACATGGTGCTCGGCCTCTACTATCTGACCAAGTCCAAGGTTGGCGCCGTAGGTGAAGGCCGTGCCTTTGCCAACGTCGAAGAGGTCCTCATGGCGCTCGAGGCCAAGCAGGTGGAGACGCTCTCGCCGATCCGCCTCCGCTACACCGGCCCCGTGCTCGACATGACCACGGCCTACGACGACCAGGACATCACGCACACCGAGCCCGTGCACTTCAACAAGCAGTACATCTCCACCACGGTCGGCCGCGCCATCCTCAATGACGCGCTGCCTGAGGGGATCCCGTTCATCAACGGCCTGCTCAAGAAGAAGGGCATCGGGCAGCTGGTCAACTACTGCTACCTCAACCTCGGCCTCGAGGTCACAGTCCGCGCGCTCGACCGCATCAAGGAGCTTGGCTTCCAGTACGCCACCCGCTCCGGTCTGTCGGTCGGCTTCGATGACATGGTCATCCCCGAGTCGAAGTACACCGTCGTTGCCGACGCTGAAAAGCAGGTCATCGCTCTGCAGGGCCAGTATCTCGAAGGCTCCATCACCAACCAGGAGCGCCAGAACAAGGTCACGCAGCTGTGGTCTGGTGTCACCGACCGCGTCGCCGACGAAATGTTCAACAACATGAAGAAGGCGGACAAGGAAGGAGCCATGAACCCGATCTACATCATGGCTGACTCCGGAGCCCGTGGTTCCAAGCAGCAGATCCGTCAGCTCTCCGGCATGCGCGGCCTTATGGCCAAGCCGTCCGGCGAGATCATCGAGTCGCCCATCAAGGCCAACTTCCGCGAGGGTCTCACCGTGCTCGAGTACTTCATCTCGACCCACGGCGCCCGCAAGGGTCTGGCTGACACGGCGCTCAAGACCGCTGACTCCGGCTACCTCACCCGCCGACTTGTTGACGTGGCTCAAGATGTGATCATCTCCGAGCACGACTGCGGCACCGTCGAGGGCATCTACGTCACCCCGATCATCGAGGCCGGCGAGACCATCGAGCCGCTGCGCGACCGCATCATCGGCCGCGTGTCACTCGAAAAGCTCAAGGACTTCGAGGGCAAGGTCATCGTCGATATCAATGAAGAGATCGACGAAGACAAGGCCTCCGCTGTTCAGGCTGCGGGCATCGAGCGTGTCAAGATTCGCTCGGTTCTCACCTGCGAGTCCAAGCGCGGTTGCTGCATCCTTTGCTACGGCCGTAACCTCGGCTCGGGCAAGATGGTGGAGATGGGCGAGGCCGTTGGCGTCATCGCGGCGCAGTCCATCGGCGAGCCCGGAACGCAGCTCACCATGCGTACCTTCCACGTCGGCGGCACAGCCTCCCGCGTGGCGGATGCCTCGCACCTCGAAGCCAAGAACGCCGGCAAGACGCACTTCATCAACCTGGTCACCGTCCGCTCCAAGGAAGGCGGCCTGGTTGTCATGAACCGCTCCGGTTCTCTCGCCATCATCGACGAGAAGGGCCGCGAGAAGGAGCGTTACGCTCTCGTCTACGGCGCCAAGCTCCGCGTTGAGGACGGACAGGAGGTCAAGCTCGGCACCCTGCTCGGCGAGTGGGATCCGTACACCTTCTCCATCCTTACGGAGATCGCCGGCACCGTGCAGTTCAAGGACTTGCAGGAAGGTGTCACTGTCAACGAAGAGATCGACGAGGTCACTGGCCTCTCCCGTCTCGTCGTCTCCGAGTCCGCCGATGAGAAGCGCCAGCCGGCAATTCTCATCAAATCCGGCAAGGGAACGCAGAAGCGCTACCTCATGCCGTCACGCGCCTACCTCATGGTGCAGGACGGTGACGAGGTTCATCCTGGCGACATTCTCGCCAAGATCCCGCGCGAAACCACCCGCACCAAGGACATCACCGGCGGTCTGCCGCGAGTCGTCGAGCTCTTCGAGGCCCGCAAGCCGCGCGATCCGGCGATCATCTCCAAGATCGACGGCGTGGTCCGCTTCGGCGATGTCACCAAGGGTCAGCGCAAGGTCTACGTCACCGCCGACAATGGGCAGGAAGAGGAGTACAGCGTTCCGCGCGGTGTCTACGTCAACGTGCAGGAAGGCGAACGCCTCCGTGCCGGTGACGCACTCATCGACGGCCCGCGCAATCCGCACGACATCCTTGAGGTCCTCGGCGAGCGCGAGCTTCAGCAGTACCTCGTCAACGAAATCCAGGAGGTCTACCGTCTCCAGGGCGTGTCCATCTCGGACAAGCACATCGAGACGATCGTCCGCCAGATGCTTCGCTGGGTGAAGATCGAAGAGGTTGGCGACTCCAACTTCCTGCTCGAGCAGCAGATCGATCGCTTCCGCTTCAACAACGAAAACCAGCGTGTGTTGATGGACGGTGGCCGCCCCGCAATCGGTCGTCCGCTGCTCCTCGGCATCACCAAGGCGTCGCTCTCCACCGACAGCTTCATCTCGGCGGCGAGCTTCCAGGAGACCACCCGCGTGCTCACCGAAGCCAGCATCAACGGCTCGATCGACGCGCTGCGCGGCCTCAAGGAGAACGTCATCGTCGGCCGCCTCATCCCCGCCGGCACCGGTATGGACTACTACCGCAACGTCCAGCTCTCCCCGGAGCTCGAGGAAGCGGCAGCCCAGATCCAGGCCGAGGTCCAGGAGGCCCACGAAGCCGAAGAGCGCGAGCTCGAAGCGATGCGCATGGAAGGCGAACAGGAAGAACTCGGCGCCGAAACCATCTAA
- a CDS encoding DUF6259 domain-containing protein has product MRQAHTLKYLIRFVSAFAICVTALCVSAQVRTIDTPVATLRLSERNGDLIGVHWKNPELDIIGEARLGENFRILLPQKDYEANYFNSRDQRVSHIEPIPGGVLCTYDSLRNDRESLPVKVQYRIEAVDAQIHFSIAVDNPTDRKLAEVMYGIIGGQKGIGDRADTRSMIPGANDNISPALFTQFRGGFRGGNFGIPYDAMTFTYPGGMSMGWIDIYNPKAGIGYYYANEDPETRLMLLDMELRPFSKGSDPRDDWPSPSELPPGDPIGMTMGWVNLPYLSHGTFTSGPIALEVHTGDWHEASKIYRSWFDQHFTVERPPDWLRKENAWQSIILFNGEDVVLHRFNELPKLAADAKKYGITTFEILGWDIGGIDRGYPQYQPDPRLGTPEEFRKALADVRAIGVHPLIFSNIDVADTATPLFQNNLKQYAVEGRYAPDWTHFGWGEGTIGGRAGLARSEMTLVSPAHPEFRKFEMDQYMQLVRDGAEGFQLDKSAGSAVLDFNKTLSVSPDKSLVPSILETFKQLLANARTITPDFSLAGEVWFDRSMPYIDVSYMRMGSIDIGSPVLKYTFPEWTATLFGETPGDYHQMNNGMRYGFVWDLSPLHYTTSVDNPLTRPLARYVSELIRIRKEYADLLFFGRFNDRMGATVHGGPNVRYSVFKPLKAGQSGEACVVVNFDTTPQTVDVNLDGASGQVEVATPFHADHAETLPVRLTIPPQQLAVIVKR; this is encoded by the coding sequence ATGAGGCAAGCACACACGTTGAAGTACCTGATCCGTTTTGTTTCCGCATTTGCAATTTGCGTAACAGCTCTTTGCGTTTCCGCGCAGGTCCGCACGATCGATACTCCTGTAGCCACGCTACGGCTGTCAGAGAGGAACGGCGATCTCATCGGCGTGCACTGGAAGAATCCTGAACTCGACATCATCGGTGAAGCCCGTCTCGGTGAGAACTTTCGCATCCTTCTTCCGCAGAAGGACTATGAGGCGAATTACTTCAACAGCCGTGACCAACGCGTAAGCCACATCGAGCCAATACCCGGCGGAGTCCTGTGCACGTACGATTCGCTGCGCAATGATCGAGAGTCCCTGCCCGTCAAAGTCCAGTACCGTATCGAGGCTGTGGATGCGCAGATTCACTTCTCAATCGCGGTCGACAATCCGACGGACCGCAAACTCGCGGAAGTGATGTACGGCATCATCGGTGGACAAAAAGGCATTGGCGATCGGGCCGACACGCGGTCGATGATCCCCGGTGCGAACGACAACATTTCTCCCGCACTTTTCACTCAGTTCCGTGGCGGCTTTCGCGGAGGCAATTTCGGCATACCCTACGACGCCATGACCTTCACCTACCCCGGGGGCATGTCGATGGGCTGGATCGATATCTATAACCCAAAGGCCGGCATCGGCTATTACTACGCCAACGAGGATCCTGAGACTCGCCTGATGCTGCTGGACATGGAGCTGCGGCCGTTTTCGAAGGGCTCAGATCCCAGGGATGACTGGCCTTCACCTTCTGAACTGCCCCCGGGAGATCCCATTGGCATGACGATGGGATGGGTCAACCTCCCATACCTCAGCCACGGAACATTCACGTCTGGCCCCATCGCGCTCGAGGTCCACACCGGAGACTGGCACGAGGCCAGCAAGATTTACCGGTCATGGTTCGACCAGCACTTCACGGTCGAGCGGCCGCCCGACTGGCTTCGGAAAGAAAATGCATGGCAGTCCATCATTCTCTTCAACGGCGAAGATGTAGTACTGCATCGCTTCAACGAACTTCCGAAGCTCGCCGCCGACGCCAAAAAATATGGAATCACCACCTTTGAAATTCTTGGCTGGGACATCGGCGGTATCGATCGCGGATACCCGCAGTATCAGCCGGACCCGCGACTCGGCACGCCGGAAGAATTTCGCAAGGCCCTCGCGGATGTCCGCGCCATCGGCGTTCACCCACTCATCTTCTCCAATATTGATGTAGCCGATACGGCCACCCCGCTCTTCCAGAACAATCTCAAGCAATATGCTGTCGAGGGTCGCTATGCGCCGGACTGGACTCATTTCGGTTGGGGAGAAGGCACGATCGGCGGCCGCGCCGGGCTGGCGCGATCGGAGATGACACTCGTCAGTCCTGCCCACCCCGAATTCAGAAAGTTCGAGATGGACCAATACATGCAGCTCGTTCGTGACGGCGCAGAAGGCTTCCAGCTCGACAAGTCGGCCGGTTCAGCCGTGCTGGACTTCAACAAAACACTTTCCGTCTCCCCTGACAAGTCGCTCGTGCCCAGCATCCTTGAAACCTTCAAGCAGTTGCTCGCCAACGCCCGCACGATCACTCCGGATTTCTCTCTCGCCGGCGAGGTGTGGTTCGACCGATCGATGCCTTACATCGACGTCTCCTACATGCGCATGGGAAGCATCGATATCGGATCGCCGGTTTTGAAATACACCTTTCCCGAGTGGACTGCGACGCTCTTCGGCGAAACCCCCGGCGACTACCATCAAATGAATAACGGCATGCGCTATGGATTCGTGTGGGACCTGTCACCTCTCCACTACACCACCTCCGTCGACAACCCACTCACGCGACCGCTTGCCCGCTACGTCAGCGAGCTAATAAGGATCCGCAAGGAATACGCGGACCTGCTGTTTTTCGGACGATTCAACGACAGGATGGGCGCAACGGTTCACGGCGGCCCCAATGTCCGCTACTCCGTCTTCAAGCCATTGAAAGCAGGCCAGAGCGGAGAAGCATGCGTGGTGGTTAACTTCGACACTACACCGCAGACCGTTGACGTGAACCTCGATGGCGCCTCCGGCCAGGTCGAGGTAGCCACGCCCTTCCATGCCGACCACGCCGAGACGTTACCCGTTCGGCTCACGATTCCTCCGCAACAGCTCGCCGTAATCGTGAAACGATAA
- a CDS encoding alkaline phosphatase family protein: MLRHIHHAGIAFGFSLGFLLLQGCSTGPSQQTPTTPPPTNATVIKHIVVIMQENRSTDNLFNGFPGADTAQSAMQKGKSVPLQPIPFEQGSDLDHSHPGWFADYDNGLMDNFGHVTTDYPVANLALAYVPQSETVPLFTLGEAYTFGDRMFQSNSGPSFVAHQYMIAGQSQGADENPAPVTDQWGCDAKPTTTVALIGPNGTDLPGVFPCFDYQTIADTLDAKGITWKYYAPPLATGGWALGGGVWSAFQAIKHIRYGPDWSNNVISPAPQVLTDIAAGKLAQVTWIVPAYTYSDHAGPGQTSEGPDWVANIVNAIGASPFWDSTVIFISWDDWGGWYDHVPPPQVDNMGLGFRVPLIIVSPYAKHGYVSHQVHEFSGFLKYTEEVFNLPSLGQRDVNADDFSDCFDYTQTPEPYTQVPVTFKPSFFVANKDHSPPDND, translated from the coding sequence ATGTTGCGGCACATACACCACGCAGGAATTGCCTTCGGCTTCTCACTCGGCTTCTTGTTGCTCCAGGGATGCTCCACCGGTCCGAGTCAGCAGACACCGACCACGCCGCCGCCAACGAATGCGACGGTGATCAAACACATCGTCGTGATCATGCAGGAGAATCGCAGTACCGACAACCTGTTCAACGGCTTTCCCGGCGCCGACACCGCCCAGTCCGCGATGCAGAAGGGCAAATCCGTCCCGCTGCAGCCGATTCCGTTTGAGCAGGGATCAGACCTCGATCACAGCCACCCCGGATGGTTTGCCGACTATGACAACGGGCTAATGGATAACTTCGGGCACGTCACCACGGACTATCCTGTAGCGAACCTTGCGCTAGCCTATGTACCGCAGTCTGAAACCGTGCCGCTTTTCACGCTCGGCGAGGCCTACACCTTCGGCGACCGCATGTTTCAGTCCAACAGCGGTCCGAGCTTTGTCGCGCACCAGTACATGATTGCCGGTCAGTCTCAGGGTGCAGATGAAAATCCCGCTCCTGTAACTGATCAGTGGGGATGCGACGCCAAGCCGACAACGACCGTAGCTCTGATCGGCCCTAACGGAACAGACCTCCCCGGCGTCTTCCCCTGCTTTGACTATCAAACGATCGCCGACACTCTGGACGCAAAGGGCATCACGTGGAAGTACTACGCTCCGCCGCTCGCCACAGGTGGCTGGGCACTAGGCGGCGGCGTCTGGTCCGCATTTCAGGCGATCAAGCACATCCGTTATGGTCCTGACTGGTCCAACAATGTCATCTCGCCCGCGCCTCAGGTGCTCACCGACATTGCGGCCGGCAAGCTGGCTCAGGTTACGTGGATTGTGCCGGCGTATACCTACTCCGATCACGCTGGTCCAGGCCAGACTTCAGAAGGTCCCGACTGGGTTGCAAACATCGTGAACGCCATCGGGGCCAGCCCGTTCTGGGACTCCACCGTAATCTTCATCAGCTGGGACGATTGGGGAGGCTGGTACGATCACGTTCCCCCGCCGCAGGTCGACAACATGGGCCTCGGCTTCCGCGTTCCGCTCATCATCGTTTCGCCTTACGCGAAACACGGTTACGTCTCGCACCAGGTTCACGAGTTCAGCGGCTTCCTCAAATACACCGAAGAGGTCTTCAACTTACCGAGCCTCGGCCAACGCGATGTGAACGCCGACGACTTCTCGGACTGCTTCGACTACACACAAACACCTGAGCCGTACACCCAGGTTCCGGTGACATTCAAGCCGTCATTTTTCGTAGCCAACAAGGACCACTCGCCGCCCGACAACGATTAG
- a CDS encoding heme-binding protein, protein MADQVKTTATIAIPTDFEFGAVPPIRVIGEPIPVAPAPPPLGPLAAFIGEWIGGGFNTIFRPDSGATPTPMPGPITTTDPADNVLELNLTSESLTFSPSLGTVPNRGSSTQADISLNGVPYLQTIKDVTIPTAPVGIHAEPGLWMAVPATTAPQDPATVVRMGSIPHGTTIEAQGTSTVTNGPPNIPAVDITPFFRGQPGNKVPFQNQDAANQGTRRIPQNLSVAPFSSLTIAQWQAMITDPNSVLRNAIKNQTIKSTTTISISTTQPPVPPAFGGGTDNIAFLQGDATGTNPNAQSIQLTATFWIEEVEHTILVPISKPGQTQILKPQTAVLGLPTPTFSVSPPIAITTPRTITFTSAQIQYSQTVLLNFGPLSWPHVSVATLVPASPITVPPSVWG, encoded by the coding sequence ATGGCCGATCAGGTAAAAACCACAGCTACTATTGCTATTCCAACCGATTTCGAGTTTGGAGCAGTGCCGCCCATTCGCGTTATCGGCGAACCCATCCCTGTAGCACCGGCGCCTCCACCACTTGGGCCCCTTGCAGCGTTCATAGGTGAATGGATCGGCGGCGGATTCAACACGATTTTTCGGCCTGACAGCGGGGCTACACCGACGCCGATGCCTGGGCCCATTACAACCACCGATCCGGCGGACAATGTTCTGGAGTTGAATCTCACCTCGGAGAGCCTCACGTTTTCACCTTCTCTGGGCACAGTTCCGAACCGAGGCTCCAGCACGCAGGCGGATATTTCGCTGAATGGTGTGCCCTACCTGCAAACGATCAAGGATGTAACCATTCCAACAGCACCCGTTGGCATTCATGCGGAACCAGGATTGTGGATGGCTGTTCCGGCCACCACTGCCCCGCAAGATCCGGCAACCGTCGTGCGGATGGGGTCAATCCCTCACGGCACAACGATCGAAGCGCAGGGGACCTCAACGGTGACGAATGGGCCGCCGAACATACCTGCGGTGGATATCACGCCTTTCTTCAGGGGCCAGCCCGGAAACAAGGTGCCCTTTCAGAATCAGGATGCTGCTAACCAGGGGACCAGGCGGATTCCGCAGAATCTTTCCGTGGCGCCGTTCAGCTCTCTGACAATCGCCCAATGGCAAGCGATGATCACTGATCCGAATTCGGTTCTTCGCAACGCCATCAAAAATCAGACGATCAAGTCAACGACGACGATCTCTATTAGCACCACGCAACCACCGGTTCCACCAGCGTTTGGCGGCGGCACGGACAATATCGCTTTTCTGCAAGGCGATGCGACCGGGACCAACCCCAATGCGCAATCAATCCAGCTAACGGCGACATTCTGGATTGAGGAGGTGGAGCACACGATTCTGGTGCCCATTTCAAAGCCTGGCCAAACCCAGATACTGAAGCCTCAAACAGCAGTTCTTGGGCTTCCCACCCCGACGTTCTCGGTTTCACCGCCGATAGCGATTACTACACCGCGTACCATCACGTTTACATCGGCCCAGATCCAGTACTCGCAAACGGTTTTGCTGAACTTCGGTCCGCTTAGTTGGCCCCATGTTTCTGTTGCGACATTGGTGCCGGCAAGCCCGATCACCGTGCCGCCGTCTGTCTGGGGTTGA